The Actinocorallia herbida DNA window TTCTCGTCGGTCCAGCCGATCTCCGTCACCACGCTGGCTCCCGACGTGCCGCCGTCGGCGACTTCGACGGTCTGGGTGGCCAGCGGCAGGCCGGTCTTCTCGTCCAGGATGAGCTGGTAGAGGACGTTGTCGGCGCCGTCCGCGTTCGTCGCGACGGACGGGCCCCTGCGGCCCAGCGGGTCGGCGATCACGCCGGTGGACTCGACGCCCGGCAGGCCCGCGAGCATTTCGTAGGCGGCGGCCCTGACCTCGGCCGTGACCGGCAACCTCATGATCATGTCGATGCCGGCCTCGAAGATGATCGTGTCTCGCAGTTCCTCCTTCTCGATGCCCGGCATCCGGTCGGCCAACGCGGCCTCCAGCCCGTCCGCGTCGGTCGGCAGCGCCCGGACCTGGTCCAGGGTGATCGGGCGCCCGCCGAGATCGCCGATCGAGTTCTTCGTCTTGATCGGCTCGACGGAGTGCTCGGGCTCGGACGTCACGGTCACGTGGCAGTCCTTACCCCCCTTGACCTTGACCTGTTCGCAGAAGCCCGGCGCCCACTCGACCCGCCAGCTCGTCGGGGATCCATCGGCCTCCCACGCGGACTTGTCTGCCGGCGTGGCCGGGGCGTAGCCCGACATGTCGAACACGCGCCAGCCCTTGACCTGGGGAGACGCGGTGATCCAGGTCTCTGTCCGCATCGTCGCCTGGACGGTGTATCCCTTGGCGGTCTTGTACTTGAACGGCGCGTTCTCCGTCTTGGCCCGCCAGTAGCCGCCCTTCTCGGGCCGCTGCCGCACCTTCGACGACGCGGCCATCAGCACCGTGTCGGCGGGCAGCAGGACGGAGGAGTCGCCGGGCGCGATGGCGCCGGTGCCCGGGTCCTGCGGCGCCGTGAGGGTCGTGGTGGCGAGCACGGCGCCCGCGGCGACCGTGCCGATCGCGCCGATCGCGAGGCCGCGCCAGGTGAGGCGCGGCCCGCCGGACGGCCGTCCGCCCTCGGCGCGGATCAGCCGCTGGAGCCGGTGCCTGCCCGCGTCGCGGACCGACCGGTCGGGAGCCGGGACGGCCAGGGCGGTCTTGAGGTGTTCGAGGTCGTTCATCGGTCGGTCCCTTCCAGGGCGGTGCGGAGTTTGGCGCGGGCGCGGCTCAGGCGCGAGCCGACCGTGCCGTAGGGGATGCCGAGCGCCTGGGAGATCTCCTCGTGGCTGAGCTCGGCCAGCGCCACCAGGAGGACGACGTGCCGTTCGGCCGGTCGGAGCGCGGCCAGGGCGGCGGCCAGCCTGGGTCGCAGCCCCTCGGCCGTCACCGTGGCGACCACGCGTCCCTCGTGGCCCGGCGACGGAGGTTCGGCGGAGGTCCGGGACAGGGCCCGGTAGTACCGGGCCTCGGCGCGCCGGTGCCGCGCCACGAGGTTCGTGGCGATGCCGAACAGCCAGGCCCGCACCTCGCCGCGCGTGGGATCGAATCCGAGGCGCTGCCGGAACGCGACGGTGAAGGTCTCGGCGGCGACGTCCTCGGCGGCCTCCGGCCCGAGCCGCGCGGCGACATAGGCGTAGATGGCGTCGAAGTACCTGTCGTACACGGCGGTGAACCGCTCGGGATCCTCCCTGAAACCCGTGTCGGACCGCTCATCGATCGCCTGGGAGGTCATGGATCCACCTCGATGACCGTCATAGGGATCCTTTCGCCGGGGGCGGTTGTCACGAGTAGTTCGCCGAAGCCCCTTCGCGCTTTCCCGGGAGGCCGGAAATCCGG harbors:
- a CDS encoding CU044_5270 family protein is translated as MNDLEHLKTALAVPAPDRSVRDAGRHRLQRLIRAEGGRPSGGPRLTWRGLAIGAIGTVAAGAVLATTTLTAPQDPGTGAIAPGDSSVLLPADTVLMAASSKVRQRPEKGGYWRAKTENAPFKYKTAKGYTVQATMRTETWITASPQVKGWRVFDMSGYAPATPADKSAWEADGSPTSWRVEWAPGFCEQVKVKGGKDCHVTVTSEPEHSVEPIKTKNSIGDLGGRPITLDQVRALPTDADGLEAALADRMPGIEKEELRDTIIFEAGIDMIMRLPVTAEVRAAAYEMLAGLPGVESTGVIADPLGRRGPSVATNADGADNVLYQLILDEKTGLPLATQTVEVADGGTSGASVVTEIGWTDEKPGLS
- a CDS encoding RNA polymerase sigma factor → MTSQAIDERSDTGFREDPERFTAVYDRYFDAIYAYVAARLGPEAAEDVAAETFTVAFRQRLGFDPTRGEVRAWLFGIATNLVARHRRAEARYYRALSRTSAEPPSPGHEGRVVATVTAEGLRPRLAAALAALRPAERHVVLLVALAELSHEEISQALGIPYGTVGSRLSRARAKLRTALEGTDR